GACCAGACAACTTTTGACTACTTGAAGGGCCGTCCGGAAGCTCCCTCGGGAGCCGCCTGGGACAAGGCTGTGGAATGGTGGAAATCCGTCGCGTCCGACAAGGACGCCGCCTATGCGGACGTGGTGCGCTACCAGGCCGCCGACATCGAGCCCACCGTGACCTGGGGCATCTCCCCGGACCAAGCCGTGGGCGTCAGCGAGGGCATCCCGACCGCCGAGAGCTTCGATGCGGCGGAACGTCCCAACATCCTGGAAGCCTACGAGTACATGGGCGTGCAGCCCGGGCAACCGATCGCGGGCACCAAGGTGGATGTGGTGTTCATCGGTTCGTGCACCAACGGTCGCATTTCCGACCTGCGCGAGGCGGCACGCGTGGCCGAACTGCACGGCGGAAAGGTCCCGGCGGGCATCAAGGCCTTCGTGGTTCCCGGGTCGGAAATCGTCAAGAAGATGGCCGAAGCGGAGGGGCTGGACAAGGTCTTCCTGGCGCACGGCTTCGAATGGCGCCAGGCGGGATGTTCCATGTGCCTGGCCATGAACCCCGACAAGCTCGTGGGAAGACAGATTTCGGCAAGCACGTCCAATCGCAACTTCAAGGGACGACAGGGGTCGCCATCCGGCCGCACCCTGCTGTTGAGCCCGGCCATGGCCGCCGTGGCCGCCTTGGAAGGCAAGATCACCGACGTTCGCGCCGTTTTGGCGAAGAAGGGAGCCTGAGATGAGCGAGATCAAATCGATCAAGGGCACGGCGGTGCCCGTGCACGGCAACGACATCGACACCGACCGCATCATCCCGGCGCGTTTCCTGCGCTGCGTGAGCTTCGACGGACTCGGCGAGCACGCGTTCGAAGACGATCGTCTGCAGGACAAGGCCAAGGGCAAGGTCCACCCGTTCGACGACGCCAGATTCCAAGGCGCGAACGTGCTGGTCGCCAACTCCAACTTCGGCTGCGGCTCGTCGCGCGAACACGCCCCCCAGGCGATCTACCGCTGGGGAGTGCGCGCCATCGTCGCGGTGAGCTACTCGGAGATCTTCTACGGAAACACCGTGGCCATGGGACTCCCCTGCGTGCACGTGAGCCCTGCGGACGCCGAAGCGATCCAGTCGATCGTGGAAGCGAACCCCAAGGCGGAGGTTGTGGTGGATCTTGAATCCTCGACGGTCACCGCGGGCGGGAAGTCCTTTCCGGCCACCGTGCCCGAC
This DNA window, taken from Fibrobacterota bacterium, encodes the following:
- the leuD gene encoding 3-isopropylmalate dehydratase small subunit; its protein translation is MSEIKSIKGTAVPVHGNDIDTDRIIPARFLRCVSFDGLGEHAFEDDRLQDKAKGKVHPFDDARFQGANVLVANSNFGCGSSREHAPQAIYRWGVRAIVAVSYSEIFYGNTVAMGLPCVHVSPADAEAIQSIVEANPKAEVVVDLESSTVTAGGKSFPATVPDGPRKQFLTGGWDATSELLRDFGDIEAVAKKLPYVNAFV